One Bacteroidales bacterium genomic window carries:
- a CDS encoding M23 family metallopeptidase: MNELLQELDKPKKKRWYQRMRARYRLVIRDDETYEEKLSFRLSRLNVFVFAGSIAILLIILTTYIIAFTSLREYIPGYTDVNLSKNVYDLHTRADSLEFVLGANEQYLSNLRLILLGEDPEDINYEKNDSLLRQYTEVQITHSKADSLLREEFENQVRMYSITGTSEIISTGKLSGQLFFSPLKGIVTNEFNPLENHYGIDIVAPENEVVKATLDGIVLISSWTIETGHVIVIQHQQNYISVYKHNAVLFKKEGAYVRAGEPIAIVGESGEYSTGPHLHFELWYNGNALNPRDYMIF; this comes from the coding sequence ATGAATGAATTGCTCCAGGAACTTGATAAGCCGAAAAAAAAGCGCTGGTATCAGCGCATGCGGGCCAGGTATCGCCTGGTGATCAGGGATGATGAAACGTATGAGGAAAAACTTTCCTTCAGACTTTCGCGATTGAATGTATTTGTGTTTGCAGGGTCCATAGCCATTTTACTCATTATATTAACAACTTACATAATCGCTTTCACCTCGTTGCGCGAATACATTCCGGGCTATACGGATGTGAATCTGAGCAAGAATGTGTATGATTTGCACACCCGTGCCGACAGCCTGGAGTTTGTGCTGGGCGCTAACGAACAATATCTTTCAAACCTGCGCCTCATACTGTTGGGCGAAGACCCTGAAGATATCAATTATGAAAAAAACGATTCATTGCTCAGGCAGTACACCGAAGTGCAAATAACGCATTCAAAAGCCGATTCCCTTCTTCGCGAAGAATTTGAGAACCAGGTAAGGATGTATTCAATTACTGGTACCTCAGAAATCATATCAACCGGGAAACTGAGCGGGCAGCTTTTTTTTTCCCCATTAAAGGGGATCGTAACCAACGAGTTTAACCCACTTGAAAACCATTATGGGATTGATATAGTTGCACCCGAGAATGAAGTTGTGAAAGCAACACTTGATGGCATTGTGCTTATCTCAAGCTGGACAATTGAAACCGGCCATGTGATTGTGATCCAGCACCAGCAAAATTATATAAGCGTGTATAAACATAATGCCGTGCTGTTTAAAAAAGAAGGCGCCTATGTACGTGCCGGCGAACCGATTGCCATTGTTGGCGAATCGGGCGAGTATTCCACCGGCCCGCATCTTCATTTCGAACTCTGGTACAATGGCAATGCCTTGAACCCAAGGGATTACATGATTTTCTGA
- a CDS encoding 1-deoxy-D-xylulose-5-phosphate reductoisomerase encodes MKKKIAILGSTGSIGTQALEVIRQFPERFSVEVLTAMSNAGLLIKQAIEFLPNAVVIGNEKYYNEVKNALMPHDIKVFAGEDSLFQIVQMDEIDLVLSALVGFSGLKPTLCAIEAGKHIALANKETLVVAGDLVMRKAAEKRIAILPVDSEHSAIFQCLQGEFHNPVEKIYLTASGGPFRGMSREALQRVTKNEALNHPNWKMGCKVTIDSASMMNKGLEVIEAKWLFHLNPSQIEVVVHPQSVIHSMVQFEDGSIKAQMGLPDMRLPIQYALAFPERLPSNFPRFSFLAYPNLSFEPPDTANFRNLALAYSALEKGGNAACMLNAANEIVVAAFLKDKIGFLQMSDAIEQCMELLPFIPEPNLDDYILTDNETRIRALELIRKINL; translated from the coding sequence ATGAAGAAGAAAATTGCCATACTGGGTTCAACGGGCTCAATAGGAACCCAGGCCCTGGAGGTTATCAGGCAGTTTCCTGAACGCTTCAGCGTGGAAGTGCTCACCGCAATGTCGAACGCCGGTTTACTGATAAAACAAGCCATTGAATTTTTGCCCAATGCGGTGGTGATTGGCAATGAAAAATATTACAATGAAGTAAAGAACGCTTTGATGCCGCATGATATTAAAGTGTTTGCAGGCGAAGATTCGTTATTCCAGATTGTGCAGATGGATGAAATTGACCTGGTGTTATCAGCATTGGTAGGTTTTTCGGGTCTGAAACCAACCCTTTGTGCCATTGAAGCCGGAAAGCATATTGCCCTTGCAAATAAAGAAACCCTGGTGGTTGCCGGTGATCTGGTTATGCGCAAAGCAGCTGAAAAACGGATTGCTATTTTGCCCGTTGATTCTGAGCACAGCGCTATTTTTCAATGCCTGCAGGGCGAATTTCACAATCCGGTTGAGAAAATTTACCTCACCGCTTCCGGCGGCCCGTTCCGGGGTATGAGCCGCGAAGCATTGCAAAGGGTTACAAAAAATGAAGCTTTGAACCATCCCAACTGGAAAATGGGCTGTAAGGTCACTATTGACTCAGCTTCCATGATGAACAAGGGCCTGGAGGTGATTGAAGCAAAATGGCTGTTTCATTTGAACCCTTCACAAATTGAGGTAGTAGTGCATCCGCAGTCGGTGATTCATTCCATGGTTCAATTTGAAGACGGTTCAATAAAAGCGCAGATGGGCCTGCCTGATATGCGCCTGCCCATTCAATATGCGCTTGCTTTTCCCGAAAGGCTTCCATCGAACTTTCCCCGTTTCAGCTTTTTAGCTTATCCGAACCTTAGTTTCGAACCGCCTGATACCGCAAATTTTCGTAATCTTGCACTCGCTTATTCAGCGCTTGAAAAAGGCGGCAACGCAGCCTGCATGCTCAATGCCGCCAATGAAATTGTGGTCGCAGCATTTTTAAAAGATAAAATAGGGTTCCTGCAAATGAGCGATGCAATTGAACAATGTATGGAACTGCTTCCTTTTATACCCGAACCAAATCTTGATGATTATATTCTCACAGACAATGAAACAAGGATCAGGGCGTTAGAGCTGATCAGAAAAATTAATTTATAA
- the rseP gene encoding RIP metalloprotease RseP yields the protein MEILIKAAQLLLSLSILVIFHELGHYIAARIFKVRVESFYLFFNPWFSLFKKKIGETTYGIGWLPLGGYVKIAGMIDESLDREQMKREPQPWEFRSKPAWQRLIIMVGGVTVNIILAFAIYIAVLATWGEQYLPAEEVKFGIVASPMAEEMGLQSGDRIVALDGKPAGEFFKIPITIILDNIQTVSVIRDEEPVNIQVPDGFVTKLLQQREPDFIGIRFPFEVGGFAASSPAKNAGIETGDRIISINGELVPYFDQFRARIPDFKNQTVDIGVVRATDTLQFAVAVPEEGLIGVSTVQQLEHYFNLKTKEYNLIQAIPAGISKGYTGIGNYLKQLRLLISPKTKAYESVGGFITIGSIFPSVWNWQAFWELTAFLSIMLAVLNILPIPALDGGHVLFLVYELISGRKPSDKVLEYAQVVGMILLLALVVFANTNDIRNLFR from the coding sequence ATGGAAATACTTATTAAAGCAGCGCAACTCTTACTCAGTCTCAGCATACTGGTTATCTTTCATGAACTCGGGCATTATATTGCAGCCCGAATTTTCAAGGTACGTGTTGAGAGTTTTTATCTTTTCTTCAACCCATGGTTTTCACTTTTTAAAAAGAAGATTGGAGAAACCACTTACGGGATTGGTTGGCTGCCATTGGGAGGTTATGTGAAAATTGCCGGTATGATTGACGAATCTCTCGACCGCGAACAAATGAAGCGTGAGCCACAGCCCTGGGAGTTCCGTTCAAAACCTGCATGGCAGCGCCTGATCATCATGGTTGGCGGAGTAACTGTGAATATCATCCTGGCTTTTGCAATCTATATTGCAGTTTTAGCCACCTGGGGCGAACAATATTTGCCCGCCGAAGAAGTAAAGTTTGGTATCGTGGCCAGTCCAATGGCAGAAGAAATGGGGTTGCAGAGTGGCGATCGCATTGTTGCCCTTGATGGTAAACCAGCTGGCGAGTTCTTTAAAATCCCAATTACAATCATACTCGATAATATTCAAACCGTGAGTGTGATCCGCGATGAAGAACCTGTAAACATCCAGGTTCCTGACGGATTTGTCACAAAACTTTTGCAGCAGCGCGAACCCGATTTCATTGGCATTCGCTTTCCGTTTGAGGTGGGTGGGTTCGCAGCAAGCTCGCCGGCAAAGAATGCCGGAATTGAAACAGGCGACCGCATTATTTCCATCAACGGCGAACTTGTACCTTATTTTGATCAATTCCGCGCTCGCATTCCCGATTTCAAAAATCAAACCGTGGATATAGGCGTTGTTCGGGCAACCGACACTTTGCAGTTTGCCGTTGCTGTGCCGGAAGAAGGCCTGATCGGCGTTTCCACCGTTCAGCAACTTGAGCACTATTTTAATCTGAAAACAAAAGAATATAACCTTATCCAGGCGATCCCTGCCGGCATCTCAAAAGGCTATACCGGCATCGGTAATTATCTGAAACAGCTCAGGCTGCTGATTTCGCCCAAAACCAAGGCGTATGAATCGGTAGGCGGATTTATCACCATCGGCAGCATTTTCCCTTCGGTGTGGAACTGGCAGGCTTTTTGGGAATTGACGGCATTTCTTTCCATCATGCTGGCGGTGCTGAATATTTTGCCAATACCGGCATTGGATGGCGGGCATGTGCTGTTCCTGGTGTATGAACTTATCTCGGGCCGCAAGCCCAGCGACAAGGTACTAGAGTACGCACAGGTTGTTGGAATGATACTTTTGCTGGCATTGGTAGTTTTTGCCAATACCAACGATATCAGGAATCTTTTCAGGTAG
- a CDS encoding 1-deoxy-D-xylulose-5-phosphate synthase, producing MTTEPGKLLATINTPADLRQLPEDLLPALCDELRQYIIDVVSLNPGHLGASLGVVELTVALHHVFNTPFDRLIWDVGHQAYAHKILTGRRDVFHTNRLYKGISGFPRMSESEYDAFGTGHSSTSISAALGMAIASDFLKEPSRQHVAIIGDGSMTGGMALEALNNAGVSNTNLLVVLNDNGIAIDKNVGALKEYLTDIVTSRAYNKLKDKVWLMMGGRGSYGKNSRAIVKQIGNALKTTIFRKSNLFEAFNFRYFGPVDGHDIIRLTNLLRDLKNIPGPKLLHVITKKGKGFANAEKDQTTYHAPGLYDRKTGILIEHPCANQPPKYQVVFGKTILELAEKNDKIVAITPAMPTGSSLTYMMAKMPERVFDVGIAEQHAVTFSAGLAAGGMIPFCNIYSSFMQRAYDQVIHDVALQNLHVVFCLDRGGLVGEDGATHHGAYDLAYFRAIPNMIISAPMNEEELRNLMFTAQEHNTGPFVIRYPKGRGVMLQWKTPFKILEPGKGRRMCDGNELAIISIGHVGNYVQEVREKLLAAGISIAHYDMRFLKPIDEEILHEVFRKFKQIITLEDGTIVGGLGSAVLEFMAAHNYKAAVTRLGIPDKFIEQGSVEELYHECGYDAEGIYKTIFSLLNLKQESLAVTSINI from the coding sequence ATGACCACAGAACCCGGGAAACTGCTGGCTACCATCAACACCCCTGCAGATTTGAGGCAATTGCCTGAAGATTTGCTTCCGGCATTATGCGATGAACTCAGGCAGTATATCATTGATGTGGTTTCGTTAAATCCGGGCCATCTGGGAGCCAGCCTTGGTGTAGTGGAACTTACCGTTGCCCTGCATCATGTTTTCAATACGCCGTTTGATCGCCTTATCTGGGACGTTGGCCACCAGGCTTATGCTCACAAAATTCTCACCGGCCGCCGCGATGTGTTTCATACCAACCGCTTATATAAAGGCATAAGCGGGTTTCCACGCATGAGCGAAAGCGAGTACGATGCTTTTGGAACTGGACATTCCTCCACCTCCATTTCCGCAGCGTTAGGTATGGCCATTGCATCGGATTTTTTGAAAGAACCCAGCCGCCAACATGTTGCCATTATCGGCGATGGATCCATGACCGGCGGAATGGCCCTGGAAGCGCTGAACAATGCCGGCGTTTCAAATACCAACCTGCTGGTAGTGCTCAACGACAACGGCATCGCCATTGATAAAAACGTGGGCGCTTTAAAAGAATATCTGACCGATATTGTTACTTCGCGGGCATATAACAAACTCAAAGACAAAGTCTGGCTGATGATGGGTGGCCGCGGTTCCTATGGCAAGAATTCCCGTGCCATTGTCAAACAAATAGGTAATGCCCTTAAAACTACCATTTTCAGGAAAAGCAATCTTTTTGAAGCTTTTAATTTTCGCTATTTCGGCCCCGTTGACGGGCATGATATCATCCGGCTAACCAACCTTTTGCGCGATTTAAAAAACATTCCCGGCCCAAAACTGCTGCATGTGATCACTAAAAAAGGCAAGGGCTTTGCCAATGCCGAAAAGGATCAGACCACTTATCATGCTCCAGGTTTGTATGACCGCAAAACCGGGATACTGATTGAACACCCATGTGCGAACCAACCCCCCAAATACCAGGTTGTGTTCGGAAAAACAATATTGGAACTGGCCGAAAAGAATGATAAAATTGTAGCCATCACCCCGGCCATGCCAACAGGCAGTTCGCTCACTTATATGATGGCAAAAATGCCCGAGCGTGTTTTTGATGTGGGCATCGCCGAGCAACACGCCGTTACTTTTTCGGCCGGGTTGGCTGCCGGAGGAATGATCCCCTTCTGTAACATTTACTCCAGTTTCATGCAGCGGGCTTACGACCAAGTGATTCATGATGTGGCGCTGCAAAACCTGCATGTGGTTTTCTGCCTCGACCGTGGGGGACTAGTGGGCGAAGACGGCGCCACCCACCACGGCGCTTACGATCTGGCTTATTTTCGTGCGATCCCAAACATGATCATTTCGGCTCCCATGAACGAGGAAGAACTGCGCAACCTTATGTTTACAGCACAGGAACACAACACAGGTCCCTTTGTGATCCGATATCCCAAAGGCCGTGGCGTGATGCTGCAATGGAAAACGCCTTTTAAAATACTTGAACCGGGCAAGGGCCGCAGGATGTGTGATGGCAACGAACTGGCCATCATTTCCATTGGGCATGTGGGGAATTACGTGCAGGAAGTGCGTGAAAAACTGCTGGCTGCCGGAATCAGCATCGCGCATTACGATATGCGTTTCCTGAAACCCATTGATGAAGAAATCCTGCATGAAGTGTTCCGCAAATTCAAACAAATTATTACCCTTGAAGACGGAACCATTGTTGGCGGATTGGGAAGTGCAGTACTGGAATTTATGGCCGCCCACAATTACAAAGCTGCCGTAACCCGCCTGGGCATCCCCGATAAATTTATTGAGCAAGGCAGCGTGGAAGAGCTATATCACGAATGCGGGTATGATGCCGAAGGGATTTATAAAACCATTTTTTCGCTCTTGAACCTGAAACAGGAAAGCCTTGCAGTGACTAGCATTAATATTTGA
- a CDS encoding YitT family protein, producing the protein MSFISQEKPFSRRWLINYGLIVIGSFILAAGFVFFITPYRIVPGGVYGISIVIHFMTKGMFSFAPDGFPIGLMGLILNIPLTIIGIRVLGPKFGVKTVLGFVLTSAFMDGLTYWRGDLPLVENDALLSSIFGGVLIGFGLGLIFKSKASSGGSDIVAMIFNKYTRLPVGQLIIYVDSVIVLVGLAAFGDWKIPLYSWIVIFITGKVIDVVMQGVNYDKTLFIISDKYDAIRDKIINDLDRGGTFISGKGMFNGAEKTIIFTVVNRRELAMIEEFIHKTDPRAFLTVMDANDIIGEGFKSLDEKVAD; encoded by the coding sequence ATGTCCTTTATTTCACAGGAAAAACCCTTTTCCAGGCGTTGGCTGATCAATTATGGATTGATCGTCATTGGGTCCTTTATACTTGCAGCGGGATTCGTATTTTTTATCACTCCCTACAGGATTGTTCCCGGAGGTGTGTATGGGATCTCTATTGTGATCCATTTTATGACCAAGGGAATGTTTTCCTTTGCTCCGGATGGATTTCCTATTGGTTTAATGGGGCTGATTCTAAATATTCCACTCACAATCATTGGAATCAGGGTACTGGGACCAAAGTTTGGAGTTAAAACTGTGCTGGGTTTTGTGCTGACCTCAGCCTTCATGGATGGCTTAACTTACTGGCGGGGCGATTTGCCCTTGGTTGAAAACGATGCGCTACTTTCATCAATCTTTGGCGGAGTACTGATCGGGTTCGGGCTGGGGCTGATCTTTAAATCAAAAGCCAGCTCCGGAGGCAGCGATATTGTTGCTATGATCTTTAACAAGTACACCCGGCTGCCGGTGGGTCAACTTATCATTTATGTTGATTCCGTGATCGTTCTGGTGGGCCTGGCAGCCTTTGGCGATTGGAAAATTCCTTTGTATTCCTGGATCGTAATATTTATTACCGGCAAAGTAATTGATGTGGTCATGCAGGGCGTTAATTACGACAAAACGCTGTTTATTATTTCCGATAAATACGACGCCATCCGTGATAAAATCATCAATGACCTGGATCGCGGAGGCACATTCATTTCCGGGAAAGGTATGTTTAACGGCGCAGAAAAAACAATCATCTTCACAGTTGTGAACCGCCGTGAACTGGCCATGATCGAGGAGTTTATACATAAAACCGACCCCCGGGCATTCCTTACCGTGATGGATGCCAACGATATCATCGGGGAAGGCTTCAAATCGCTTGACGAGAAAGTAGCGGATTGA
- a CDS encoding type IX secretion system membrane protein PorP/SprF, with the protein MHFFGKIILLLLTTFFAMQTKGQQEPQFSQNMFNHMGVNPGFAGLSNAICATGLARQQWVGFKDTSTGERVSPESYLITVDGTVPALRGGIGGSVMQENLGFFTINDVRLGYSYHRTMREGRLGIGLQVNFINSVLDAGKFQAVDETDPRLNSLGGGEASIMMIDMNFGLFYQMPGKYYVGFSSSRLLESSKEYSNAAGAFNNFRRHYFLSGGYQLTLAGNSAYELQPSVFIKSDGASIQYDFNTLVMYNQKVWGGLSYRPQDAIVLLVGATLNELRIGYSYDVPLSAVGATGSHEIMINYCFKLELEQIRKSYRNTRHL; encoded by the coding sequence ATGCACTTTTTTGGTAAAATTATTTTACTCTTGCTTACCACTTTTTTTGCAATGCAAACCAAGGGGCAACAGGAACCACAATTCAGCCAGAATATGTTTAACCACATGGGCGTAAATCCCGGTTTTGCCGGGCTTAGCAATGCTATTTGCGCTACAGGGCTTGCAAGACAGCAGTGGGTTGGGTTCAAGGACACCTCCACAGGCGAAAGGGTCTCACCCGAATCTTATCTAATCACCGTTGATGGCACCGTGCCTGCATTAAGGGGTGGAATTGGCGGAAGTGTGATGCAGGAAAATCTTGGATTTTTTACAATCAACGATGTCCGCCTTGGTTATTCTTATCATAGAACAATGCGTGAAGGTCGGCTGGGAATAGGCTTACAGGTAAATTTTATCAATTCGGTTCTGGACGCAGGCAAATTTCAGGCTGTTGATGAGACTGACCCGAGGCTTAACAGCCTTGGCGGCGGTGAGGCCAGCATTATGATGATTGATATGAACTTTGGGCTCTTTTATCAAATGCCCGGAAAATATTATGTTGGTTTTTCCTCATCAAGATTGCTTGAAAGCAGCAAAGAATACAGCAATGCCGCGGGTGCATTTAACAATTTCAGGAGGCATTATTTTTTATCGGGCGGATACCAGTTAACGCTGGCAGGAAATTCGGCCTACGAATTACAGCCTTCGGTATTTATAAAGTCCGATGGAGCCAGTATTCAATATGATTTTAATACCCTTGTCATGTATAACCAAAAGGTTTGGGGCGGATTAAGCTACAGGCCTCAGGATGCAATAGTGCTATTAGTAGGGGCAACATTGAATGAATTAAGAATTGGCTATTCCTACGATGTACCTCTTTCAGCCGTTGGGGCAACAGGCAGCCATGAAATAATGATCAATTATTGTTTTAAGCTGGAGTTAGAACAAATACGAAAAAGTTACCGCAATACCCGTCATTTATAA
- a CDS encoding SUMF1/EgtB/PvdO family nonheme iron enzyme has product MKRLSIYFLSLVLLGSCGSAGKGELVGVQKRTKFYQPDPYGMAYIPMGSYSMGVGDEDITGAFVHQPRTVSISAFFMDETEVTNNEYRQFVHWVRDSIARYLLGESFPETYLIEEDRRTGEVYDPPRINWDQDIEWDGEEERAILEDMFLPENERYFRLKEIDSRKLYYEYYWVDLRAAASKDYTGGDSKDGAFANRPQGMRDRSVYVRKEVINVFPDTLVWIHDYAYAFNDPLTEKYFWHPAYDHYPVVGVNWKQARAFSIWRTQLLSAYLVGRGQATVMDFRLPTEAEWEWAARGGNTLSPYPWGGPYSRNDQGCFLGNFKPLRGDYAVDGGLTTLIVAHYPPNDFGLYDMAGNVAEWTNDAYHEAAYNFTWDLNPAYTYNASETDPPVLKRKVIRGGSWKDIAYYLNTSTRSYEYQDTAKSYVGFRNVQSYLGRQQGDNPRRASRIYN; this is encoded by the coding sequence ATGAAACGATTATCCATTTATTTTCTTAGTCTTGTCCTGCTTGGCAGTTGTGGAAGCGCCGGCAAAGGAGAACTGGTTGGAGTTCAAAAACGCACCAAATTTTATCAGCCCGACCCTTATGGAATGGCATACATCCCAATGGGAAGTTACTCTATGGGCGTAGGTGATGAAGATATTACTGGGGCTTTTGTGCATCAACCCCGAACGGTTTCCATTTCCGCATTTTTCATGGATGAGACTGAAGTTACCAATAACGAATACCGCCAGTTTGTCCATTGGGTGAGGGACTCCATTGCCCGTTACCTTCTTGGCGAATCATTTCCGGAAACTTATCTCATTGAAGAAGACAGAAGGACCGGTGAAGTATATGACCCGCCACGCATCAATTGGGACCAGGACATCGAATGGGACGGAGAAGAAGAACGGGCCATCCTCGAAGACATGTTTCTTCCTGAGAACGAGCGCTATTTCCGCCTCAAGGAAATTGACTCACGTAAACTCTATTATGAGTATTATTGGGTTGATCTTCGCGCAGCCGCTTCAAAAGACTATACCGGAGGGGATTCAAAAGACGGCGCTTTTGCGAACCGTCCACAGGGAATGCGCGACCGCTCGGTATATGTGCGCAAAGAAGTAATCAACGTTTTTCCTGATACCCTTGTGTGGATACATGATTACGCCTATGCTTTTAACGATCCCTTGACAGAAAAATACTTCTGGCATCCGGCTTACGACCATTATCCTGTGGTAGGTGTGAACTGGAAACAAGCCCGTGCTTTCAGCATCTGGCGTACACAATTACTCTCTGCTTATCTTGTTGGCCGTGGTCAGGCTACTGTTATGGATTTCCGCCTTCCTACCGAAGCTGAATGGGAATGGGCAGCACGTGGCGGAAACACCCTTAGCCCTTATCCCTGGGGTGGGCCTTATTCCCGCAATGATCAGGGTTGCTTCCTTGGCAACTTCAAACCTTTACGTGGCGATTATGCCGTTGATGGCGGTCTTACCACATTGATTGTTGCCCATTATCCACCCAATGATTTCGGACTTTATGATATGGCCGGAAACGTGGCTGAGTGGACCAACGATGCTTACCATGAAGCAGCATATAACTTTACCTGGGACCTGAACCCTGCCTATACCTACAACGCCAGCGAAACCGATCCTCCGGTGCTAAAGCGCAAGGTAATCAGGGGCGGTTCGTGGAAAGATATTGCATACTACCTGAACACAAGCACTCGCTCTTACGAATACCAGGATACGGCGAAATCTTACGTTGGATTCCGCAATGTACAAAGTTACCTTGGCCGTCAACAAGGCGATAACCCGAGAAGGGCGTCAAGAATATATAATTAG
- the gldL gene encoding gliding motility protein GldL — MGLNNIVRSKGFRNFMSKLYGWGAALVILGALFKINHYPYADIMLIVGLGTEAIIFFFSAFEPPHVEPDWSLVHPELAHMYHDGKDGPKPAMKVASKQGSASQQLDKMLDEAKIGPELIQSLGDGLRKFSDNATHLADVTTAAVASKEFVSSMKGASASVNKLTETSGLASEILEQNSLASKEFATNMNNASRKAADLTTAYVEASATIKGDINATGEFSQAVKKATLAANELSQHYTHSAEQIAKSAEMLDLTKIDGSDYNTQLKKISTNLSALNTVYELQLKSLSEQIETSSKLQGTVNQFVSNVDMTAENMNKYRQEVDALTKKISALNNVYGNMLTAMNVNPK, encoded by the coding sequence ATGGGTCTGAACAACATTGTAAGAAGCAAAGGCTTCAGAAACTTCATGTCGAAGCTTTATGGATGGGGAGCTGCATTGGTAATTTTAGGTGCACTATTCAAAATCAACCATTATCCTTATGCTGACATTATGCTGATCGTCGGACTTGGTACCGAGGCAATAATATTCTTTTTCTCAGCGTTCGAACCACCCCATGTTGAACCCGACTGGAGCCTTGTGCACCCTGAACTTGCTCACATGTATCATGACGGCAAAGACGGCCCGAAACCAGCCATGAAAGTGGCATCGAAACAAGGCTCAGCCTCTCAGCAGCTTGATAAAATGCTTGATGAAGCCAAGATAGGGCCCGAACTGATTCAAAGCCTTGGCGATGGATTGCGCAAATTCAGCGACAATGCAACACATCTTGCTGATGTAACTACTGCAGCCGTAGCCTCCAAAGAATTCGTCAGCAGTATGAAAGGTGCATCAGCATCGGTGAACAAGCTCACCGAAACTTCTGGATTGGCATCAGAAATTTTAGAACAGAACAGTCTGGCTTCAAAAGAATTTGCAACAAATATGAACAATGCTTCCCGGAAAGCTGCAGATTTAACAACTGCTTACGTAGAAGCATCGGCCACTATTAAGGGAGATATAAATGCTACCGGTGAGTTTTCGCAGGCAGTAAAGAAAGCTACCCTTGCCGCAAATGAATTATCACAACATTACACACATTCAGCTGAGCAGATTGCAAAATCAGCCGAAATGCTTGACCTTACCAAGATTGATGGTAGCGACTACAATACACAGCTCAAGAAAATATCAACAAACCTTTCTGCTTTAAATACGGTTTATGAACTCCAATTGAAATCGCTTAGCGAACAAATTGAAACTAGTAGCAAACTTCAGGGAACGGTAAATCAATTTGTTTCAAACGTTGATATGACCGCTGAAAACATGAACAAATACAGGCAGGAGGTTGATGCGCTTACCAAAAAGATATCCGCTCTCAATAATGTTTATGGCAATATGCTTACAGCCATGAATGTAAACCCTAAATAA